The Catenulispora sp. GP43 genome includes a region encoding these proteins:
- a CDS encoding tetratricopeptide repeat protein, translating to MGLTPPDPAKAADVAEFTVLLNELRIWAGGPSYRALAKKAGSMLRPPETVSQSTLAEMFQPRRRRLNQDLVVAITRALGLAEPDVARWRAACIRVHAAAKSGGPVGVLRQLPAHLASFTGRDAELAQLRNAIAAHDANAAPTVVISAIEGMGGVGKTQLAVRVAHLLVQEGRYADLQLFVNLRGFDAEHSPADPAEVLDTFLRALGVPAQQIPAGQNERATMFRDRIHGRHAIVVLDNAADEDQIRPLIPASPTCLVLVTSRRSLIGLEHADLHLLDVFTAAEGISLLRRVAGADRVDAEPAAAAAIVEACGRLPLAVALAASRLRSRPAWTLAHLETRLRAGGTAALGQAQHGPRAAFDLSVQGLDPPEKRLFSILGLHPGPDFSAHTAAALAEISVAEAASMLERLLDEHLLEQRVADRFEFHDLLRAYAAERARDDMPGDEHDNALRQLMTWYMLTMDAAGRTMKPGRSLPEYRGAAPRLAALDFGSPAAATAWCERESANLVAVTDHAAARNTAVLGWRLPLTVSTFLGVSANWREWERLHLRGLDCAQQVGDTAAQMKLLSGLGISAERLGDLAAAESYLEQALELARQLGEQRTEASVLSNLVAIYSRSGRAELGLAAADRAVDIGRGLGDVHVERSAMQNSSSCLLMLKRPADARDRLLEAVELYRAPGDEISLGLVMGNIGFTHIALGEYEEAERAYRRYLELGRSSNDLHGQAEALCGIASVRKATGKMPEARSLYEEALVICDQMGGAEAVRLRERLATPDLTHASDDELS from the coding sequence ATGGGGCTGACACCACCGGATCCGGCCAAGGCCGCCGATGTCGCGGAGTTCACCGTGTTGCTGAACGAGCTCCGGATCTGGGCGGGAGGACCGTCGTATCGGGCTTTGGCGAAGAAGGCCGGTTCGATGCTGCGGCCGCCCGAGACGGTGTCGCAGTCCACACTCGCCGAGATGTTCCAGCCCAGGAGGCGGCGGCTGAACCAGGACCTCGTCGTGGCGATCACGCGGGCTCTGGGTTTGGCCGAGCCCGATGTCGCCCGGTGGCGGGCGGCCTGCATCCGGGTCCACGCGGCCGCGAAGTCCGGCGGTCCGGTCGGTGTGCTCCGTCAGCTGCCGGCGCATCTGGCCTCCTTCACCGGCCGCGACGCCGAACTCGCACAGTTGCGGAACGCTATCGCGGCACACGACGCGAACGCCGCACCGACCGTCGTCATCTCGGCCATCGAGGGAATGGGGGGAGTCGGCAAGACCCAGTTGGCGGTCCGCGTCGCGCACTTGCTGGTGCAGGAGGGTCGATACGCGGACCTTCAGCTCTTCGTCAATCTCCGTGGCTTCGACGCCGAGCACAGTCCCGCCGATCCCGCAGAGGTCTTGGACACGTTCTTGCGCGCCCTGGGAGTCCCCGCCCAACAGATCCCGGCCGGCCAGAACGAGCGCGCGACGATGTTCCGGGACCGGATCCATGGACGGCACGCGATCGTCGTGCTCGACAACGCCGCCGACGAAGACCAGATCCGACCCCTGATACCGGCCTCGCCGACCTGTCTGGTGCTGGTCACCTCTCGACGCTCCCTCATCGGTCTGGAACACGCCGACCTCCATCTGTTGGACGTCTTCACCGCCGCCGAGGGAATCAGCCTGCTGCGACGGGTCGCCGGGGCCGACCGCGTCGACGCCGAGCCGGCGGCTGCCGCCGCGATCGTCGAGGCGTGCGGCCGGCTGCCCCTCGCGGTGGCGCTGGCCGCGTCCCGGCTCCGGTCTCGGCCGGCCTGGACGCTGGCCCACCTGGAGACGAGGCTCCGTGCCGGAGGTACGGCCGCGCTCGGCCAGGCGCAGCACGGTCCGCGGGCCGCCTTCGACCTCTCCGTCCAGGGTCTCGACCCGCCCGAAAAACGGCTCTTCAGCATTCTGGGGCTGCACCCGGGCCCGGACTTCTCCGCCCACACCGCGGCCGCCCTGGCGGAGATCTCCGTGGCCGAGGCCGCATCAATGCTGGAACGGCTCCTGGACGAGCATCTGCTGGAACAGCGAGTGGCCGACCGTTTCGAGTTCCACGACCTGCTCCGCGCCTACGCGGCCGAGCGGGCGCGCGACGACATGCCCGGCGACGAGCACGACAACGCCCTCCGCCAGCTCATGACGTGGTACATGCTGACCATGGACGCGGCCGGGCGGACGATGAAGCCCGGCCGTTCCCTGCCCGAGTACCGGGGCGCCGCTCCGCGCTTGGCGGCCCTCGACTTCGGCTCCCCGGCCGCGGCGACCGCCTGGTGCGAGCGAGAATCGGCGAACCTCGTGGCGGTCACAGACCATGCCGCCGCGAGGAACACGGCGGTCCTGGGTTGGCGGTTGCCGCTCACCGTGTCGACGTTCCTGGGCGTGAGCGCGAACTGGCGCGAGTGGGAACGGCTGCACCTCCGCGGCCTGGACTGCGCTCAGCAGGTCGGGGATACGGCCGCGCAGATGAAACTGTTGAGCGGTCTCGGTATCTCGGCCGAGCGGCTGGGCGATCTGGCCGCCGCCGAGTCGTACTTGGAACAGGCCCTCGAGCTGGCGCGCCAGCTCGGGGAACAGCGGACCGAGGCCAGCGTCCTGTCCAACCTCGTCGCCATTTACTCCAGGTCCGGCCGGGCCGAGCTGGGCCTGGCCGCGGCCGATCGCGCCGTCGACATCGGACGCGGCCTCGGGGACGTGCACGTCGAGCGGAGCGCCATGCAGAACTCGAGCAGCTGCCTGTTGATGCTGAAGCGGCCGGCCGACGCGCGGGACCGCTTGCTCGAAGCCGTGGAGCTGTACCGGGCGCCGGGCGACGAGATCAGCCTGGGGCTCGTCATGGGCAATATCGGGTTCACCCACATCGCGCTGGGTGAGTACGAGGAGGCCGAGCGGGCGTACCGCCGGTACCTCGAGCTCGGCCGGTCCAGCAACGACCTCCACGGTCAGGCCGAGGCTCTGTGCGGAATCGCCTCGGTACGCAAGGCCACAGGAAAGATGCCCGAGGCGCGCTCACTGTATGAGGAGGCGCTGGTCATCTGCGACCAGATGGGCGGCGCGGAGGCGGTCAGGCTCCGGGAACGTCTGGCGACACCTGACCTCACCCACGCCAGCGATGACGAGTTGTCCTGA
- a CDS encoding DNA-formamidopyrimidine glycosylase family protein — protein MPEGDSVFRTAAQLHEALTGDDLVRADLRVPALATTDLAGRRVLETVARGKHLLTRLEGGLTLHTHLRMEGRWAVYRAGERWSGGPGWQIRAVLGTARSTAVGYRLPVVELLATAEEASAVGHLGPDLLGPDWDPAEALRRLTADPSVPLGLALLDQRNLAGVGNVYANELSFLARVPPWRPVGEVPGLEKVVDTAHRLLTLNRLRHGHVTTGDTRADRRNWVYGRARQPCRRCGTRILTSSLGTPPQDRVVYWCPSCQPER, from the coding sequence TTGCCCGAGGGTGATTCGGTCTTCCGGACCGCCGCGCAGCTGCACGAGGCGCTGACCGGCGACGATCTGGTCCGCGCCGACCTGCGCGTCCCGGCCCTGGCCACCACCGATCTGGCCGGCCGCCGGGTGCTGGAGACCGTCGCTCGGGGCAAGCACCTGCTGACCAGGCTCGAGGGCGGGCTGACGCTGCACACGCACCTGCGGATGGAGGGACGCTGGGCCGTCTACCGGGCCGGCGAGCGATGGAGCGGCGGTCCCGGATGGCAGATCCGCGCCGTGCTGGGCACCGCGCGCAGCACCGCCGTCGGCTACCGGCTGCCGGTCGTCGAACTGCTCGCCACCGCCGAGGAGGCGAGCGCCGTCGGCCATCTGGGCCCGGACCTGCTCGGCCCGGACTGGGACCCCGCCGAGGCGCTGCGGCGGCTGACCGCCGATCCCTCCGTGCCGCTGGGTCTGGCCCTGCTGGACCAGCGGAATCTGGCCGGCGTGGGGAACGTCTACGCCAACGAGCTCAGCTTCCTGGCCCGCGTCCCGCCGTGGCGACCGGTCGGAGAGGTCCCCGGCCTGGAAAAGGTCGTGGACACCGCGCACCGGCTGTTGACGCTCAACCGGCTGCGCCACGGACACGTCACGACCGGGGACACCCGCGCCGACCGCCGGAACTGGGTCTACGGCCGGGCCCGGCAGCCGTGCCGGCGGTGCGGGACGCGGATCCTCACCTCAAGCCTCGGGACGCCGCCGCAGGATCGGGTCGTGTACTGGTGTCCCAGTTGTCAGCCGGAGCGGTAG
- a CDS encoding DUF1345 domain-containing protein, which yields MTVSAAAGTRLATALGAGLLAGAVATLSGAGRTAPLIGWDVLALVFGIWTWQVVWPLGPAQTRAHAQDENPSRDLADALLIGVAVASLAAVGIVLFGASHAPGNDRYVQAALAVFSVFVSWALVHTVFTLKYARMYYQGTPGGIDFNETEPPQYSDFAYLAFTIGMTFQVSDTDLQTKEIRRAALRHAWISFPLGAVIIATSINLVSGLAK from the coding sequence TTGACCGTCTCCGCCGCCGCCGGCACCAGGCTCGCCACGGCGCTCGGCGCGGGCCTGCTCGCCGGGGCCGTGGCGACGCTGTCGGGAGCGGGGCGCACAGCCCCGCTCATCGGCTGGGACGTGCTGGCGCTCGTCTTCGGAATCTGGACGTGGCAGGTGGTGTGGCCGCTGGGCCCGGCTCAGACCCGGGCCCACGCGCAGGACGAGAACCCCAGCCGCGACCTGGCCGACGCCCTGTTGATCGGGGTGGCCGTGGCCAGCCTGGCGGCGGTCGGCATCGTCTTGTTCGGGGCCTCGCACGCCCCCGGGAACGACCGCTACGTCCAAGCCGCCTTGGCGGTCTTCTCGGTCTTCGTCTCTTGGGCGCTGGTCCACACCGTCTTCACCCTCAAGTACGCGCGGATGTACTACCAGGGCACCCCCGGCGGCATCGACTTCAACGAGACCGAGCCGCCGCAGTACAGCGACTTCGCCTATCTGGCGTTCACCATCGGGATGACTTTCCAAGTCTCCGACACCGATCTGCAGACCAAGGAGATCCGCCGCGCGGCCCTGCGCCACGCCTGGATCTCGTTCCCGCTCGGTGCGGTCATCATCGCCACCTCGATCAACTTGGTGTCCGGGCTGGCCAAGTAG
- a CDS encoding NADP-dependent oxidoreductase: MRAISQEVLGGPEVLSVVERPLPALGPTDVLVRVHAAGVNPTDWLHRNTGLYLGRPPFVVGWDVSGVVEAVGVGVTIYEPGDEVFGMLDYPRGAGGYAEYAAAPARNLVHKPEGLDHVHAAALPVVALTAWQALVDTADVQPGHRVLIHAAAGGVGHVAVQIAKARGAYVIGTASAGKHEFVRGLGADEVIDYTTTDFAETVRDVDMVFDAVGGDYSLRSLRTMRRGGTLVAIVFAKREQVVAQAKDYGVRVKHLTVEADQAGMAAIAGLVEQGRLRVHVDAVLPLEQADEAQRRGATGRTTGKLVLSVRSGV, translated from the coding sequence ATGCGCGCGATCAGTCAGGAAGTCCTGGGCGGCCCCGAAGTCCTGTCCGTCGTCGAACGGCCGCTGCCGGCGCTCGGGCCGACCGACGTCCTGGTGCGGGTGCACGCCGCCGGGGTGAACCCGACCGACTGGTTGCACCGGAACACCGGCCTGTATCTGGGCCGGCCGCCGTTCGTGGTCGGGTGGGACGTCTCCGGCGTGGTGGAGGCGGTCGGGGTCGGCGTCACGATCTACGAACCGGGCGACGAAGTCTTCGGCATGCTCGACTATCCGCGCGGCGCCGGCGGCTACGCCGAGTACGCCGCGGCTCCGGCGCGGAACCTCGTGCACAAGCCGGAGGGCCTCGACCACGTCCACGCGGCGGCGCTGCCGGTGGTCGCGCTCACGGCGTGGCAGGCGCTGGTCGACACCGCCGATGTCCAGCCCGGTCACCGTGTGTTGATTCACGCCGCGGCCGGCGGGGTGGGCCACGTCGCCGTGCAGATCGCCAAAGCGCGGGGCGCGTATGTGATCGGCACGGCCAGCGCCGGCAAGCACGAGTTCGTCCGCGGCCTGGGTGCCGACGAGGTGATCGACTACACCACGACCGACTTCGCCGAGACCGTCCGGGACGTCGACATGGTCTTCGACGCGGTCGGCGGCGACTACAGCCTGCGTTCGCTGCGCACGATGCGGCGCGGCGGCACCCTCGTCGCCATCGTGTTCGCGAAGCGGGAGCAGGTGGTGGCGCAGGCGAAGGACTACGGCGTGCGCGTGAAGCACCTGACCGTCGAGGCCGACCAGGCCGGGATGGCGGCGATCGCAGGGCTCGTCGAACAGGGCCGGCTGCGGGTCCACGTGGACGCCGTGCTGCCGCTGGAGCAGGCCGACGAGGCGCAGCGGCGGGGCGCGACCGGACGGACGACCGGCAAGCTGGTGCTGTCTGTTCGCTCCGGCGTTTGA
- a CDS encoding GlxA family transcriptional regulator, producing the protein MPVARTPAPNPHRVVVLALPQVFPFELGIPARVFGSARGPDGARLYEVVTCSPDGGPVTTAADFTVCVGHGIEALTTADTLVVPPFAWEPAGPGGPGGSDPALPVGVFAALRPGTRVVSICTAAVLLAAAGLLDGRPATTHWEEAEACRRLFPAVDWDADVLFVDDGDVLTSAGVAAGVDLCLHLIRRDHGSAVANRAARHCVVPPWREGGQAQYIERAVPGPTDASTSGTRAWAMQRLDQPLPLDELARHAGMSVRTLTRRFRQEVGMTPVDWLIQQRVEYARHLLETSDLPIDRLARSVGFGSSASLRGHFHAAVGVSPQAYRKTFQGEHPVPTGPAALSAAAAKPLARL; encoded by the coding sequence ATGCCCGTTGCCCGGACGCCAGCCCCGAACCCCCACCGCGTCGTCGTGCTTGCCCTCCCGCAGGTGTTCCCGTTCGAACTCGGCATCCCGGCCCGCGTCTTCGGCTCCGCCCGCGGTCCCGACGGCGCGCGGCTGTACGAGGTCGTCACGTGCTCGCCCGACGGCGGTCCGGTCACCACCGCCGCCGACTTCACCGTCTGCGTCGGACACGGCATCGAGGCACTGACCACCGCCGACACCCTGGTGGTGCCGCCGTTCGCCTGGGAGCCCGCGGGCCCCGGCGGTCCCGGCGGGAGCGACCCGGCGCTGCCGGTCGGCGTCTTCGCGGCCCTGCGCCCGGGAACCCGCGTCGTGTCCATCTGCACCGCCGCCGTCTTGCTGGCGGCGGCCGGTCTGCTCGACGGCCGCCCGGCGACCACGCACTGGGAGGAGGCCGAGGCCTGCCGCCGGCTGTTCCCCGCCGTCGACTGGGACGCCGATGTGCTGTTCGTCGACGACGGCGACGTCCTCACCTCGGCGGGCGTGGCCGCTGGTGTCGACCTGTGCCTGCACCTCATCCGGCGCGACCACGGCAGCGCGGTCGCCAACCGGGCCGCTCGCCACTGCGTGGTCCCGCCGTGGCGCGAGGGCGGCCAGGCCCAGTACATCGAACGCGCCGTCCCCGGTCCGACTGATGCCTCGACCTCTGGCACCCGCGCCTGGGCCATGCAGCGCCTGGACCAGCCGCTACCGCTGGACGAGCTGGCGCGCCACGCGGGCATGAGTGTTCGTACCCTGACTCGCCGCTTCCGCCAAGAGGTCGGCATGACCCCTGTCGACTGGCTCATCCAGCAGCGCGTCGAGTACGCCCGGCACCTGTTGGAAACCAGCGACCTGCCCATCGACCGCCTGGCCCGCAGCGTCGGTTTCGGAAGCTCGGCTTCGCTGCGGGGCCACTTCCACGCGGCAGTCGGTGTCTCGCCGCAGGCCTATCGCAAGACGTTCCAAGGGGAGCATCCAGTTCCTACGGGCCCAGCGGCTCTTTCAGCCGCAGCAGCAAAGCCTTTGGCGCGACTCTGA
- a CDS encoding diacylglycerol kinase family protein — protein sequence MNQVALVVHEGKLAALRGDDPRDLLRWALRERGDPPPKVYATTSDDPGGQAVRTALADGARLVVVCGGDGTVSACAAALAGTGIPMAVVPIGTGNLVARNLGVPRDPAEAVAVAVNGVDQAVDVGRLDDGVMVGMAGAGLDAAMVQDAPHRLKRRIGWPAYVVSLVRHLADRGFAATVEVDGHLTRHKHIRTVVIGNVGALHGGISLFPDARPDDGVLEVAILAPRTVLGWASVVVHLMRGQGRSPAVEQLRGRHIVVRAQRPLRREADGEPLADAPVLDVRVAPKALLLRLKEPLGP from the coding sequence GTGAATCAGGTGGCGCTCGTGGTCCATGAAGGCAAGCTCGCGGCACTGCGCGGGGACGACCCGCGCGATCTGCTGCGGTGGGCACTGCGCGAGCGCGGCGATCCACCGCCGAAGGTGTACGCCACCACCAGCGACGACCCCGGAGGCCAAGCGGTGCGCACGGCGCTGGCCGACGGCGCGCGGCTCGTCGTGGTGTGCGGCGGCGACGGGACGGTGAGCGCCTGCGCGGCGGCCCTGGCCGGGACCGGGATACCGATGGCGGTGGTGCCGATCGGGACGGGGAATCTGGTGGCCCGCAACCTGGGCGTCCCGCGCGATCCGGCCGAGGCGGTGGCGGTCGCGGTCAACGGCGTCGACCAGGCCGTGGACGTGGGCCGGCTGGACGACGGGGTGATGGTCGGGATGGCGGGCGCCGGCCTGGACGCCGCGATGGTGCAGGACGCTCCCCACCGGCTGAAGCGCCGGATCGGCTGGCCGGCCTACGTGGTCTCGCTGGTCCGGCATCTGGCGGACCGGGGCTTCGCCGCGACGGTCGAGGTGGACGGCCACCTCACCCGGCACAAGCACATCCGCACCGTGGTCATCGGTAACGTCGGCGCGCTGCACGGCGGCATATCGCTGTTCCCGGACGCCCGACCCGACGACGGTGTGCTGGAGGTCGCGATCCTCGCCCCGCGCACGGTCCTGGGGTGGGCGTCGGTCGTCGTGCACCTGATGCGGGGGCAGGGCCGCTCGCCGGCCGTGGAGCAGCTCCGAGGCCGGCACATCGTGGTGCGCGCCCAGCGTCCACTGCGGCGGGAAGCCGATGGGGAACCGCTTGCGGACGCACCTGTGCTGGATGTCAGAGTCGCGCCAAAGGCTTTGCTGCTGCGGCTGAAAGAGCCGCTGGGCCCGTAG
- a CDS encoding YihY/virulence factor BrkB family protein: MSTTTKVPQTRTMSGEHLSADDAWRTLRRTGTGTLLRDAFVRLRYGDGFSHARALGLQMALTAIPGLIALVGLAQTAHDARWGQALQETIERVTPPASRAAVGQALRGAGDGGRSAVGLGLAAALVSLTVAMGQVERGANRIYGMQRDRPFPAKYGGAFLRAVLAGVPIAVGLALLVFGESFGSSLSDAYHWSPGVLRVWNLARWPAGTLLALVSAGVLFRKAPRRRQPSVTWLVFGAAVSLVVWLALTAALSWYVEGSHTFGTTYGPLTAVLAFLLWSNLSAIALFYGIAFAAQLESCRAGAGYRAPITADPDA; encoded by the coding sequence ATGTCGACCACGACGAAAGTGCCGCAGACCCGGACCATGTCCGGCGAGCATTTGTCTGCGGATGACGCTTGGCGCACCCTGCGCCGCACCGGGACCGGAACACTGCTGCGCGACGCGTTCGTCCGGCTGCGCTACGGCGACGGCTTCAGCCATGCCCGCGCCCTGGGCCTGCAGATGGCGCTCACCGCCATACCCGGCCTGATCGCCTTGGTGGGCCTGGCGCAGACGGCGCACGACGCGCGCTGGGGCCAGGCCTTGCAGGAGACCATCGAGCGGGTCACGCCGCCGGCGAGCCGGGCCGCCGTCGGCCAAGCCTTGCGGGGCGCCGGGGACGGCGGCCGCTCGGCGGTGGGACTGGGACTGGCGGCGGCCCTGGTGTCCCTGACCGTGGCGATGGGCCAGGTCGAGCGCGGCGCCAACCGGATCTACGGCATGCAGCGCGACCGGCCCTTCCCCGCGAAGTACGGCGGCGCGTTTCTGCGCGCGGTGCTGGCCGGGGTGCCCATCGCGGTTGGGCTCGCGCTGCTGGTCTTCGGCGAGTCCTTCGGTAGTTCGCTGAGCGACGCCTACCACTGGTCGCCCGGCGTCCTGCGCGTCTGGAACCTGGCCCGGTGGCCGGCCGGCACCCTGCTGGCCCTGGTCTCCGCCGGGGTCCTGTTCCGCAAGGCGCCGCGGCGGCGGCAGCCCTCGGTCACCTGGCTCGTGTTCGGGGCCGCGGTCTCGCTGGTGGTGTGGCTGGCGTTGACCGCGGCGCTGTCGTGGTACGTCGAGGGCAGCCACACCTTCGGTACCACCTACGGTCCGCTGACCGCTGTGCTGGCCTTCCTGCTGTGGTCGAACCTGAGCGCAATCGCGCTGTTCTACGGGATCGCGTTCGCCGCGCAGCTGGAGAGCTGCCGGGCCGGGGCGGGGTACCGCGCGCCGATCACCGCCGACCCCGACGCCTGA
- a CDS encoding phosphatase PAP2 family protein, which produces MTASATGAAPSRGLRGAGLRLVLGAVVVFAVLAAAGWLVTGPLAHTWPLSVEDGVNRALARHRTPAMNDVSGFFSTVANTPSAIALSVVAFTAIRVLTHRWVEAVFVATVLLTELSVFLVTTMVVDRARPAVPHLDTAPPTSSFPSGHTAAATALYAAVALVAWRHGTGWPVWLLLAVPCAVGLSRLYRGMHHPSDVIAGAVLGTLCVLLAKRVVLAEPVRPARPARPAPPVRRRGRR; this is translated from the coding sequence ATGACCGCGTCGGCGACCGGAGCCGCGCCGTCGCGCGGCCTGCGCGGTGCCGGGCTGCGGCTGGTGCTCGGAGCGGTGGTGGTCTTCGCGGTGCTGGCCGCCGCCGGCTGGCTGGTCACCGGGCCGCTGGCGCACACGTGGCCGTTGAGCGTCGAGGACGGGGTGAACCGTGCCCTGGCCCGGCACCGGACTCCCGCGATGAACGACGTATCAGGGTTCTTCTCAACGGTCGCCAACACGCCCTCGGCCATCGCCCTGAGCGTGGTGGCGTTCACCGCGATCAGGGTCCTGACTCACCGCTGGGTCGAGGCGGTGTTCGTGGCGACCGTGCTGCTGACGGAGCTCAGCGTCTTCCTGGTGACCACGATGGTGGTCGATCGGGCCCGACCGGCGGTTCCGCACTTGGACACCGCCCCGCCGACCTCCAGCTTCCCGTCCGGCCACACGGCCGCGGCCACGGCGCTGTACGCGGCGGTGGCGCTGGTGGCGTGGCGGCACGGGACCGGCTGGCCGGTGTGGCTGCTGCTGGCCGTGCCCTGCGCGGTGGGCCTGTCGCGGCTGTACCGGGGCATGCACCACCCCAGCGATGTCATCGCGGGGGCGGTGCTGGGGACGTTGTGTGTGCTGCTGGCCAAGCGTGTCGTCCTGGCCGAACCGGTCCGGCCAGCTCGGCCAGCTCGACCGGCACCGCCGGTCAGGCGTCGGGGTCGGCGGTGA
- a CDS encoding phosphatase PAP2 family protein, protein MPDVSNAVRRRLHERFGARLALTLFVAVPAAALAGLLAVAVESAWDPFRELDQNTASALHDHAAGHPLVIRTLLWISDYGGPTPSRVLIAVLAVVLWVRGARRLAVWAVSTMVAGAVLDTGLKTLVDRARPHLPNPFAHAPGASFPSGHAMASALAGGIVVLVVLPLVGRVGKVVAWTVAALAVFAVGYSRVALGVHWVTDVVGAWLLAVALLAASVSAFQTWRVEHGLRPARPLAEGVEPEEPQELGGGGA, encoded by the coding sequence ATGCCAGATGTCTCGAACGCCGTACGGCGACGCCTGCACGAGCGCTTCGGCGCGCGCCTGGCGCTGACGCTGTTCGTCGCGGTCCCGGCCGCCGCGCTGGCCGGGCTGCTGGCGGTCGCGGTGGAGAGCGCGTGGGATCCGTTCCGGGAGCTCGATCAGAACACCGCTTCCGCTCTCCACGATCATGCGGCCGGTCATCCGCTGGTCATCAGGACCCTGTTGTGGATCTCGGACTACGGGGGGCCGACGCCGTCGCGCGTTCTGATCGCGGTCCTCGCCGTGGTGCTGTGGGTGCGGGGGGCGCGGCGGCTGGCGGTGTGGGCGGTCTCGACGATGGTCGCCGGGGCCGTGCTGGACACCGGGCTGAAGACGCTGGTCGATCGGGCCCGGCCGCATCTGCCGAATCCCTTCGCGCATGCGCCGGGTGCGTCCTTCCCCTCCGGGCACGCCATGGCGTCCGCGCTGGCCGGCGGGATCGTCGTCCTGGTCGTGCTGCCGCTGGTGGGGCGGGTCGGCAAGGTCGTGGCGTGGACGGTCGCGGCGCTCGCCGTGTTCGCGGTCGGGTACAGCCGGGTGGCGCTGGGCGTGCACTGGGTCACCGATGTCGTGGGGGCGTGGTTGTTGGCCGTGGCGCTGTTGGCGGCGTCGGTGTCGGCGTTCCAGACGTGGCGGGTCGAGCACGGGTTGCGGCCGGCGCGTCCGCTGGCCGAGGGCGTGGAGCCCGAGGAGCCGCAAGAGCTCGGTGGAGGCGGGGCATGA